From Proteiniborus sp. MB09-C3, the proteins below share one genomic window:
- a CDS encoding prepilin-type N-terminal cleavage/methylation domain-containing protein, protein MLKRLKNSSGLSFIELLFTIAILGIVMISISSLLINTSKINRESELLYQATLLGQSYMEDIKSSDSVNAGQTIESYEDTKVIVDIVKIDKYKYGFYKITIKVFKDEELLESLEGYKIATQ, encoded by the coding sequence ATGCTTAAGAGATTAAAAAATTCTTCTGGTCTTTCATTTATAGAATTATTGTTCACTATAGCAATATTAGGTATTGTTATGATTTCTATTTCATCTTTATTAATAAACACCAGTAAAATAAATAGGGAATCTGAGCTTTTATATCAGGCTACATTGTTAGGACAAAGTTACATGGAAGATATAAAATCCTCTGATTCTGTCAATGCTGGACAAACTATTGAAAGCTATGAAGATACCAAAGTAATAGTTGATATAGTAAAAATTGATAAATACAAGTACGGTTTTTATAAAATTACTATTAAAGTCTTTAAAGATGAAGAGCTTCTTGAAAGTCTAGAGGGATATAAGATAGCTACACAGTAG
- the spoIIIAC gene encoding stage III sporulation protein AC: MNIDLIFKIAGIGIVVGILHTVLSKVGKEEYAHAVTLAGVVIVLTMVLTLISKLFDNVKTIFQLY; this comes from the coding sequence ATGAATATAGATTTGATTTTTAAGATAGCAGGAATTGGAATAGTAGTAGGCATACTTCATACTGTCCTATCTAAGGTAGGAAAAGAAGAATATGCCCACGCAGTGACTTTGGCAGGAGTAGTAATAGTACTTACCATGGTACTAACTCTTATTAGCAAGCTTTTCGATAATGTAAAAACTATCTTTCAGTTATATTGA
- a CDS encoding type II secretion system protein, translating to MKRKNYSGGMTLIELLLVISILALSLSIVIPKIEKRDYHLMTSSRMLRDDIRNIRYMKMAEGKNLKISLESNQYKVIENLKVIKRVQLEKDFKITYTETFRGGDISFSYNGAPTYGGGTITIFDNKKNKYCEITIVPATGRILLKDEIYKGYSGDK from the coding sequence ATGAAAAGGAAAAATTATAGTGGTGGAATGACTTTAATAGAATTGCTATTAGTTATTTCAATTTTAGCCCTTTCTTTGTCTATAGTTATTCCCAAAATTGAAAAACGAGATTATCATTTAATGACTAGTAGTAGAATGCTAAGAGATGATATAAGGAATATAAGATATATGAAAATGGCTGAAGGTAAAAATCTTAAAATTTCCTTAGAAAGCAATCAGTATAAAGTGATTGAAAATTTGAAAGTAATAAAAAGAGTACAACTTGAAAAAGACTTTAAGATTACATACACAGAGACATTTAGAGGTGGGGATATTTCCTTTAGCTACAATGGAGCACCTACATATGGTGGAGGAACCATAACTATATTTGACAATAAAAAAAATAAATATTGTGAGATTACAATAGTACCAGCAACAGGAAGAATATTATTAAAAGATGAGATTTATAAAGGATATAGTGGAGATAAGTAG
- the spoIIIAD gene encoding stage III sporulation protein AD: MEIVQIVGIGIIATILSVILRQQKPEFALQVSIVTGLIIFIFVISKLNYVIEVLNNLAKRIDMDLLYFSTILKVIGVAYIAEFGAQIARDSGEGAIASKIELAGKILIMVLAVPVLTSLLDLIIKIIP; this comes from the coding sequence ATGGAAATAGTACAAATTGTTGGAATAGGAATAATAGCTACTATTTTATCGGTAATATTAAGACAGCAAAAACCTGAATTTGCGCTTCAAGTAAGTATAGTGACAGGATTAATCATATTTATTTTTGTCATTAGCAAATTGAATTACGTAATAGAGGTATTAAATAATCTTGCAAAAAGAATAGATATGGATTTGTTGTACTTTTCAACAATTCTTAAAGTGATAGGAGTTGCATATATAGCAGAATTTGGAGCGCAAATTGCTAGAGATTCAGGTGAGGGTGCAATTGCTTCAAAAATAGAGCTAGCTGGCAAAATATTGATTATGGTTTTAGCAGTTCCTGTACTTACCTCATTGTTAGATTTAATCATAAAAATAATACCATAA
- the spoIIIAA gene encoding stage III sporulation protein AA → MEANNNFIKSMELNKVNAYYEVLDFLDPELVAVLSKLPKNIIEKIEEIRLRNGKPLMISLGSKDYFVSKNGSLVLEPNGCTNITHKHIAKTFQLISNYSIYSIEEELKNGFVTVRGGHRVGVTGKAVYGTNGLETIRDISSLNLRIAKEIIGVSNKIMSYIIKKPNTIYNTLLVSPPQCGKTTLLRDIIRNISDGIAAINFYGMKVGVVDERSELGGSYRGCPQNNVGIRTDIIDSCRKHEGIMLLLRSMSPSVIATDEIGDEKDIKAIHEAIKAGVKIISTVHGDGINDILSKPRFREVISEKVFERIILIDNANGVGTIQDIVDGASFKSVMR, encoded by the coding sequence ATGGAAGCAAATAATAATTTCATCAAATCAATGGAACTTAATAAGGTCAATGCCTATTATGAAGTATTAGACTTTTTAGACCCAGAGTTGGTAGCTGTTTTATCTAAGTTACCTAAAAACATTATTGAAAAAATAGAAGAAATACGACTTCGTAATGGAAAGCCTCTTATGATAAGCCTTGGAAGCAAGGACTATTTTGTTTCAAAAAATGGTTCATTGGTACTTGAGCCTAATGGCTGTACGAATATTACCCATAAGCATATAGCAAAGACATTTCAGCTTATTAGCAATTATTCAATATATTCCATTGAGGAAGAATTAAAAAATGGTTTTGTTACAGTGAGAGGAGGACATAGAGTTGGTGTTACTGGAAAGGCAGTTTATGGAACGAATGGTTTAGAGACAATAAGGGATATTTCTTCATTAAATTTAAGAATTGCAAAAGAAATAATAGGTGTTTCAAATAAAATCATGAGCTATATTATCAAGAAACCAAATACCATTTACAATACTCTATTAGTGTCGCCTCCTCAATGCGGAAAAACTACTTTGCTAAGGGATATCATAAGAAATATTAGCGATGGAATAGCTGCAATCAACTTTTATGGCATGAAGGTAGGAGTAGTAGATGAAAGATCAGAACTAGGAGGAAGCTATAGAGGTTGTCCGCAAAACAATGTAGGAATTAGAACGGATATTATCGACAGTTGTAGAAAGCATGAAGGAATAATGCTTCTTCTAAGATCCATGTCACCTAGTGTAATTGCTACAGATGAAATAGGCGATGAAAAAGATATTAAGGCTATACACGAGGCCATTAAAGCAGGAGTAAAAATAATTTCAACTGTACATGGTGATGGGATTAATGATATTTTAAGTAAACCAAGGTTTAGAGAAGTTATATCAGAAAAAGTATTTGAAAGGATAATCTTAATTGACAATGCAAATGGAGTAGGAACTATACAAGACATAGTAGATGGGGCTAGCTTCAAATCAGTAATGAGGTAA
- a CDS encoding late competence development ComFB family protein: protein MELHNYMEDVVYRTIEKILEKDNNTCKCMKCKLDIAALALNNLPPQYTVTEKGILFTKVKEMEKQYEVDVIREIIKAIAVVSSKPHHESI from the coding sequence TTGGAATTACATAATTATATGGAAGATGTGGTCTATAGAACTATTGAAAAAATATTGGAGAAGGATAATAATACATGTAAGTGTATGAAATGTAAATTGGATATTGCTGCATTAGCGTTAAATAATTTGCCGCCTCAATACACTGTGACTGAAAAAGGAATATTATTCACAAAGGTTAAAGAAATGGAAAAACAATACGAAGTTGATGTTATTAGGGAAATAATAAAAGCAATAGCAGTAGTATCTAGCAAGCCTCATCATGAGTCAATATAA
- a CDS encoding IS982 family transposase, translating into MPELYKYSIKEIENLKDFFLVTYVVIDDLYQEITPEYIKSRKNANYLILSDSEVITISIVGELLSIDSEKAWFNFCKKNLVDLFPRFCDRTRFNRTRRNLHSIIDEIRKKLSSKLGYTSDPHRIIDSIPIPVCKFGRAVFHKTFKGIATYGKCPSKKETYFGFKAHMLSTLDGYITDFVLTDASKDDRSAVWDLVSSYNSLTIIGDKGYIGEKLALELKNEKEIDLISMKRNKSKSQFPKSFRQLIFKARRRIETSFSQLTEQLNLNKVKAKSLWGLITRLRTKILGHNICYFINKCLNKNINLANIKELIFG; encoded by the coding sequence ATGCCAGAGCTCTATAAATATTCTATCAAAGAAATAGAAAATTTAAAGGACTTTTTCTTGGTAACTTATGTAGTCATTGATGACCTATACCAAGAAATTACTCCAGAATATATTAAATCACGTAAAAATGCCAATTATTTAATTTTATCTGATAGTGAAGTTATCACTATTAGTATTGTAGGTGAACTGCTATCTATAGATTCTGAGAAAGCTTGGTTTAACTTTTGTAAAAAAAATTTAGTTGATTTATTCCCTAGATTTTGTGATAGAACTAGATTTAACAGAACACGTAGAAATCTACATTCTATCATAGATGAAATTAGAAAAAAGCTTTCTTCTAAACTTGGTTATACAAGCGACCCTCATAGAATTATTGATAGCATACCTATACCCGTTTGTAAATTTGGGAGAGCTGTATTTCATAAAACTTTCAAGGGTATAGCCACTTATGGTAAATGTCCATCTAAAAAAGAAACCTATTTTGGTTTTAAAGCTCATATGCTTTCCACTTTAGATGGATATATCACAGACTTTGTTTTAACTGATGCTAGTAAAGATGATCGTAGTGCTGTTTGGGACTTAGTTTCCTCCTATAATTCCTTAACCATTATAGGAGATAAAGGTTATATAGGAGAAAAACTGGCTTTGGAACTAAAGAACGAAAAAGAAATAGACTTAATTTCTATGAAAAGAAATAAGAGTAAATCTCAATTTCCAAAGTCTTTTAGACAGTTAATTTTTAAAGCTAGAAGAAGAATAGAAACCTCATTCTCTCAATTAACTGAACAGCTTAATCTAAATAAAGTTAAAGCTAAGTCTCTATGGGGCTTAATAACAAGGCTAAGAACTAAGATTTTAGGTCACAATATATGTTACTTTATTAATAAATGTCTGAATAAGAATATTAATCTAGCTAACATAAAAGAATTGATATTTGGATAA
- a CDS encoding prepilin-type N-terminal cleavage/methylation domain-containing protein, producing the protein MNIIFKRYSEGFTLIELIISLALTGIIVSIILSILISNITMFHNNDRDIEIQQQGQFIIGFLEDKIIESSGITYLQDSSGDTKHETKDKVALNKIVFRNVPEAIEEGYIFQLSKDLKYNYYNLKYGIGLSGTPTVEVGNYIEKIEVGPIPLDSIYTEAKGVALEIHFNFNGKRKAFKTKFFFRNYHRR; encoded by the coding sequence ATGAATATCATCTTTAAGAGATATAGTGAAGGATTCACCTTAATAGAATTAATAATATCCTTAGCCTTAACAGGAATTATTGTCTCTATAATTTTATCGATATTGATTTCAAATATTACTATGTTTCATAATAATGATAGAGATATAGAGATTCAGCAACAGGGTCAATTTATTATAGGTTTTTTAGAGGATAAAATAATTGAATCTAGTGGTATAACCTATCTTCAAGATAGTAGTGGCGATACTAAGCATGAAACAAAGGATAAGGTAGCTTTAAATAAGATAGTCTTCAGGAATGTACCAGAAGCAATAGAAGAAGGATATATTTTTCAACTGAGTAAGGATTTAAAATATAATTATTATAATCTGAAATATGGAATAGGATTATCTGGTACTCCAACAGTAGAGGTGGGAAATTATATAGAAAAAATAGAGGTTGGGCCTATTCCTTTAGATAGTATTTACACAGAAGCTAAGGGAGTAGCCTTGGAAATACATTTTAATTTTAATGGAAAGAGAAAGGCTTTTAAAACTAAGTTCTTTTTTAGAAATTACCACAGGAGGTAA
- the spoIIIAF gene encoding stage III sporulation protein AF, which produces MIAFLKNWVVNIVVVIFFIAFIEILLPTSNMKKYVNMILGLLIIIVLINPIIKLMSSDINIDREVFYNIKSYNAFEIDRDESYFESQNQQITEVYKKKLENEIAEFLKTEENYKVLNVKVSIKEDIENEDFGLITGIEVYLGASNINNQNEQSIKIDEIEKVVINTDKSNSSNISEGDKVSSPGFERIIDSISSLYKVPKEKIIIILKA; this is translated from the coding sequence ATGATTGCATTTTTAAAAAATTGGGTTGTAAATATTGTTGTGGTTATTTTCTTTATAGCCTTTATAGAGATTTTACTGCCGACAAGTAATATGAAAAAATATGTAAATATGATACTTGGACTTTTAATAATAATTGTTTTAATAAATCCAATCATAAAACTTATGTCTAGCGATATAAATATAGATAGAGAGGTTTTCTATAATATAAAAAGCTACAATGCTTTTGAAATAGACAGAGATGAAAGCTATTTTGAATCGCAGAATCAGCAAATAACAGAGGTATATAAGAAAAAGTTAGAAAATGAAATAGCTGAATTTTTGAAAACAGAAGAAAACTACAAAGTGTTAAATGTAAAAGTATCTATAAAAGAAGATATAGAGAATGAGGATTTTGGATTGATTACAGGTATTGAAGTATATCTAGGAGCTTCAAATATTAACAATCAAAATGAACAGAGCATAAAAATAGATGAAATAGAAAAAGTAGTCATAAATACAGATAAATCGAATAGTTCTAATATATCTGAAGGCGATAAAGTGAGTTCACCTGGATTTGAAAGAATAATCGACTCTATTTCATCTCTTTATAAAGTTCCTAAAGAAAAGATCATAATAATACTAAAGGCCTAA
- the spoIIIAE gene encoding stage III sporulation protein AE, which translates to MIKKIVVLILFAFIILFFSSNALAKDGDILNLDQLIEKQMESLKIDELENLVREINNTTKDALPRINFKEFMVSLIKGENVLDGGMVLNGILKLVFSEVMANSALLAKLLILGIICSLFTNIQSAFERDAVGEVAFYVCYLILISLSIKSFVIAMEITWKAISDMVVLIQVLLPILLTLLVAVGGITTSSLFKPVILGAVSVISTLMKDIILPLIFYSTVVGIICKISSRIQITKISSLIRQISTAIIGVSLTIFIGIISIQGTMTAKVDGVTIRTAKFAVDKFVPIVGKFLSDVMETVVGCSMVLKNAVGAIGMISLFFICIIPIIKILSLILIYKIAGALVEPITDNKIVDCLNEISKSLIMLLATVTSVGVMFFIAITIIIGAGNATVMLR; encoded by the coding sequence ATGATAAAGAAGATAGTAGTACTAATTTTATTTGCTTTTATCATATTATTTTTTTCTTCTAACGCACTTGCCAAAGATGGAGATATTTTAAATCTAGACCAACTAATTGAAAAACAAATGGAGAGCTTGAAAATAGATGAACTGGAGAACTTAGTTAGAGAAATTAATAATACAACTAAAGATGCATTACCAAGAATAAACTTTAAAGAATTTATGGTTTCTCTTATAAAAGGTGAGAATGTCCTTGATGGGGGAATGGTTCTGAATGGGATTTTAAAATTAGTATTTAGTGAAGTAATGGCAAATTCAGCTCTTCTAGCCAAGTTGTTGATTCTGGGCATAATATGTTCACTATTTACTAATATTCAAAGTGCATTTGAAAGAGATGCTGTTGGTGAAGTGGCTTTTTATGTTTGCTACTTAATTCTCATATCCTTATCCATAAAGAGTTTTGTCATAGCCATGGAGATAACATGGAAAGCTATAAGCGACATGGTAGTATTGATTCAAGTTCTTTTACCTATACTTCTAACGCTGCTTGTAGCAGTGGGAGGAATAACCACATCTTCACTATTTAAGCCAGTAATCTTAGGTGCAGTAAGTGTAATAAGTACATTAATGAAGGATATAATCCTACCCCTTATATTTTATTCTACAGTAGTAGGGATAATATGTAAAATATCCTCAAGAATACAAATAACAAAAATATCAAGCCTTATTCGTCAGATATCCACAGCTATTATTGGTGTATCTCTTACTATATTCATAGGAATTATATCCATACAGGGCACTATGACAGCTAAGGTAGACGGGGTAACTATAAGAACAGCTAAGTTTGCAGTAGATAAATTTGTACCAATAGTAGGTAAATTTTTGTCTGATGTTATGGAAACCGTTGTAGGCTGCTCTATGGTTTTGAAAAATGCTGTTGGAGCTATAGGGATGATTTCACTGTTTTTCATATGTATTATACCAATTATAAAAATACTTTCATTAATTTTAATATATAAAATTGCAGGAGCTCTAGTAGAGCCTATTACAGATAATAAAATAGTTGACTGCCTAAATGAAATCAGTAAATCTCTAATAATGCTACTGGCAACTGTTACTTCTGTGGGGGTGATGTTTTTTATTGCAATAACCATTATTATAGGTGCAGGAAACGCTACAGTAATGCTAAGGTAA
- the efp gene encoding elongation factor P encodes MISANDFKKGVTFEMDGDIYQVVDFQHVKPGKGAAFVRTKIKNIITGGQKETTFNPSDKFPKAHIETKEMQYLYNDGELYYFMDTETFEQVPFNYDQVESAIKYIKENDTTLVRFYKGNAFDVQAPNFVELLVTHTEPGVKGDTATGATKPATVETGATVLVPLFINIGDKIKIDTRTDEYLSRV; translated from the coding sequence ATGATTTCAGCAAATGACTTTAAAAAAGGTGTTACTTTTGAAATGGATGGAGATATTTATCAGGTAGTTGATTTTCAACACGTTAAGCCTGGAAAAGGTGCAGCTTTTGTTAGAACAAAAATCAAAAATATTATAACTGGAGGACAAAAAGAAACGACTTTTAATCCATCAGATAAATTCCCAAAGGCTCATATTGAGACTAAGGAAATGCAATATCTATATAATGATGGTGAGTTGTATTATTTTATGGATACTGAAACCTTTGAACAGGTGCCTTTTAATTATGACCAAGTTGAAAGTGCAATAAAGTATATTAAAGAAAATGATACAACATTAGTAAGATTTTATAAAGGAAACGCTTTTGATGTTCAGGCACCTAACTTTGTTGAGTTATTAGTTACACATACTGAGCCAGGTGTAAAGGGAGACACTGCTACAGGAGCTACAAAGCCTGCAACAGTAGAAACTGGTGCAACAGTTTTAGTACCATTATTTATTAATATTGGAGATAAAATTAAAATTGACACAAGAACAGATGAGTATTTATCAAGAGTTTAG
- a CDS encoding CD1247 N-terminal domain-containing protein, whose protein sequence is MDYLYERVAYLRGLAEGLEIEEKSKEGKLLGHIIDALEDFADAISDLNEEQEELNEYVDFIDEDLADVEEEVFGEFDDEFDDEYDDEFDDEDDIDYVEVECPYCKEIVYLDSELVSDDGKIECPNCQRLISCECGSGCDCE, encoded by the coding sequence ATGGATTACTTATATGAGAGAGTTGCGTATTTAAGAGGTTTGGCTGAGGGATTAGAGATTGAAGAAAAGAGTAAAGAGGGTAAGCTTTTAGGGCACATTATTGATGCATTAGAAGACTTTGCTGATGCAATTTCTGACTTAAATGAAGAGCAAGAAGAGTTAAATGAATATGTTGATTTTATCGATGAGGATTTAGCCGATGTAGAAGAAGAAGTTTTTGGAGAGTTCGACGATGAATTCGATGACGAATATGACGACGAATTTGATGATGAGGATGATATTGACTACGTGGAAGTTGAATGTCCTTACTGCAAAGAAATTGTATACTTAGATTCAGAATTAGTATCGGATGATGGGAAAATAGAATGTCCAAATTGTCAGAGATTAATATCTTGTGAATGTGGTTCTGGATGTGATTGCGAATAG